The DNA region CCGCATCCAGCTTGCCTTGCAGCAAGGAGAACAGGGTGGACTTGCCCGCGCCATTCTTGCCCACGACGCCGACCCGTTCGCCGGGGTTGATGACGAAGTCGGTATCTTCAAGCAGCACTTTGGTGCCGCGACGCAGCGTTAAACCAGTAGCGCGTATCACGAGGCCAGTTGCTCGCGTGTGAGCATCAGGATCTGGTCTTCCGCGTTGGCAGTGGTCAACCAGACGGGTTCCAGGTGGGGGAAGGCGGCAATGAAGTTGTCGTACTCATTACCGATCTCGAGCACCAGTATGCCGTCCGGCGCCATGTAGGCTGGGGCGTCGCGCATCAGCCTGCGCACCAGATCCATGCCATCGCTGCCGCCAGCCAGGGCCAGCGCCGGCTCATGCCGATACTCTGGCGGCAACCGGTCCATGGAATCGCTGTTCACATACGGTGGGTTGCACAATATGACCTGATACTCGCAGCGCGGTAACTGATCAAATAGGTCGCTGCGGTGGGTGGTGATGCGTCCGTCCAGCCCCGATAGCTCGATGTTCTGGTCGGCGACCTCAAGCGCTTCTTCGGATAGATCGACTGCATCGACCTGGGCGGACGGAAAGGCCAGAGCGGCCAATACTGCGAGGCACCCCGAACCCGTGCACAAGTCCAGGACGAGGTCGACGTCGTCGGCATCGCTGACCCAGGGGCTCAGGCCGTCGGCCAGCAACTCTGAGATCGGCGAGCGGGGCACGATGACGCGCTGGTCCACCACAAAGCGGTGGCCCTGTAGCCAGGCTTCGCCTGTCAGGTAGGCCACAGGTACTCTTTCGCTGACGCGGCGGTCCAGCAGTTTCAGGAAGCGCGCGCTCTCTTCGGGCAACACCCGTGCATCAAGAAAGGGCTCCAGGGTGTCCAGCGGCAGATCCAGCGTATGCAGTAACAGGTAGACGGCCTCGTCCCAGGCATTGTCGCTACCGTGACCAAAGGACAGGCGCGACGCATGGAACTGGCTTACCGCATAACGCAATAAATCGCGCAATGTATGTAGCTCGTGGTAAGCGCTGTCTTGCATAGTGGCTCCGGTCAGGTCCGCAGCGGCAGCAATAGCTCCAGCGTACGGCGATAAATGTTCTTGAGGGGCTCGAGGGTGTCGAGCCGTACGTGTTCGTTGATCTGGTGGATACTGGCGTTAATGGGGCCGAACTCGACCACCTGCGGGCAAATCCTGGCGATGAATCGCCCATCGGAGGTGCCTCCGGTGGTAGACAACTGCGCCGCAACGCCGGTTTCGGCAGCGATCGCTGCGGTCATCGCCGTGCTCAGTTCGCCCTTGGGTGTCAGGAAGGGTTCTCCGCCCAGAATCCACTCGACATCATAGTCCAGCCCGTGCGTGTTCAGGATGGTGTCGACGCGTTCTTGCAAGTTGCCGGGCGTGCTGGCGGTGGAGAATCGGAAGTTGAAGTCCAGCACCGCGGTGCCAGGGACCACATTGCTGGCCCCGGTGCCTGCATGCAAATTGGACACCTGGAAGGTGGTGGGCGGGAAGTACTCGTTGCCATCATCCCAATGCTGCGTGGTCAACTCGACCAGGGCGGGCGCCAGCAAATGGATGGGGTTGCGTGCCAACTGAGGGTAGGCCACATGGCCTTGCTTGCCCTTTACCGTCAGGCGGCCAGACAAGGATCCGCGTCGGCCGTTCTTCAAGGTGTCACCCAGGTGTTCCACAGACGTCGGCTCGCCCACGATGCAGTAGTCCATTGCCACATCGCGTTGCTGCAGTTCCTGGCATACCTTGACGGTACCGTTGACTGATGGCCCTTCCTCGTCCGAGGTAATAAGCAGTCCGATAGACCCATCATGGTTGGGCCGGTTGGCGATGAATTCCTCGGCAGCGACTACAAAGGCCGCGATCGACGTCTTCATGTCGGCGGCGCCGCGTCCATAAAGCTTGCCGTCCCGCTCCGTTGGAATGAAGGGGTCGCTGCCCCAGCGCTCCAGCGGGCCAGTCGGCACCACATCGGTATGGCCGGCAAACACAAGTAGCGGCGTAGCGGTGCCGCGCCGCGCCCAAAGATTAGTGACATCGCCGTAGACCAGCGTTTCGCAGATGAATCCTGCCGCCTCGAGTCGCTGGGCCAGCAACTGCTGGCAGCCCTCATCGAGGGGCGTAACGGACGGTCGCGCGATCAGGTCACGCGTCAGTTGCAGTACGTCGCCCGCTGCCATCAGGCCCTCAACAGCTCGTTGATGCTGGTTTTAGCCCGGGTTTGTGCATCGACGCGCTTCACAATCACGGCGCAAGCCAGGCTGTGCGTGCCGTCGGCCGACGGCAAGGAGCCGGGCACCACAACGGAGCCCGACGGCACACGGCCATAGCTGATCTGGCCGCTGGCGCGGTCGTAGATCTTTGTGCTTTGCGACAGGAACACACCCATGGCGAGTACCGAATTTTCTTCCACGATGACGCCCTCGACGACCTCCGAGCGCGCGCCGATAAAGCAGTTGTCTTCGATAATGGTGGGATTGGCCTGTAAGGGCTCCAGTACGCCGCCTATGCCTACACCGCCCGACAGATGCACGTTCTTGCCGATTTGTGCGCAGGACCCTACGGTGGCCCAGGTGTCTATCATGCTGTTCTCGTCGACATAGGCGCCCACGTTCACATAAGAAGGCATCAGCACAACATTGCGGCCGATAAATGCACCCTTACGCGCGACGGCGGGTGGCACCACGCGAAACCCGCCTTCGGAGAACGCGTCGGCATCGTAGTCGGAAAACTTGGTGTCGACCTTGTCGTAGAACTGGAGCGGGGCCTGTCCCGACACGCGGTTGTCCTGCAGCCGGAACGACAGCAAAACCGCCTTCTTGATCCACTGATGCACCACCCAGGCGCCGTCAACCTTCTCTGCCACGCGGATCTTGCCGCGATCCAGCGCGCGTAGCGTGCCGGCAACGGCCTCACGTATGTCGTCGTGAGCCGATTCAGGTGTCAGGTCGGCGCGCATCTCCCATGCGCTTTCTATGGTGGCTTGCAGTGTTGTTGTCATAGGCAGGATAGTGTGCCCGCACGGCTGCGCCGCACCCCAACCATTATGGAAGGACAAGGGCGCGTGGCATCAGGTCGGGGATTCATTTTTGGGCAGGGGCCGGTATTTGTGCAAGATTTGCACAAAATATAATGCTGGTGCGAACGGAGAGACTCGAACTCTCACACCTCTCGGCGCCAGAACCTAAATCTGGTGCGTCTACCAATTCCGCCACGTTCGCGCGTAAGCAAGCCGGCTATTATATCTTTTTTCGGATCGGACGCAATCGGCCTCGTGTACGGACCAGATGTATCCAGTTTGCAACACCCTTAGGCTCAGTAACGCTAACAAATGAAGTATTTTGTTGTAAATCTGCTTCGTTGTGTTAACTTACAGCCTTGGGTTTTTTATCGCCCAGCCAGATGTGGTCGTCGCCTGCAAAGGGCGCCTTTAAGTTCGTCGGAGCGTCGAGCTTAATGTTTGAACGTCGGTGTCAGCGTCTTCGTTGGCCAGCACATTCAACCTGCCATGTTGATATCACCTCCTAACTGAAGTCGTAGCCGGCGCGTCCTGCCCAGACGGACACGCGTGCCTGTTCTAGCTTCGTCGTCGTTTTTTAACGCAAGCGTTAAATCTGGAGATGCAAAATCATGAAAATCAAATGCTTAGCGATGTGCTGCGCGGCTATTGCCGGCCTGTCGGTGACTGTTCCCGTTCTGGCGCAGAGCACAGCGACTGGCTCTATGGAAGTGAAGATTGCCATTACTGCCAATTGTGCCGTCACAGGCACGAGCACTACCCTGGATTTCGGTAGCCAGGCATCCACGACAGCCGATGCGTCGAATACCGGCGGTTTCTCTGTTACATGTACCAACCTCACTCCATACAAAATAGGCCTCCAGTCAAACTCTTCCGGCGCCGGCACTGGCGGCACGGGCGTCATGAGCAGTACGGCGCCTGGTGTCTCACAGACCATTGGCTACCAGCTTTATCAAGATACCGCGCATACAATGGCTTGGGGCAATGCTACAAGCGGCACACTGAATGTCGTATCTTCAACTGGAACAGGCGCTACCCAGGCTTTTGCGGTCTACGGTAAGACCACCACGACACTGAACGTGCCAGCCGCCACTTACACAGACACAGTAGCCATTAACGTTTACTATTAGGCCTCCGATTGTTAAGGACAGTATCATGCTGACAGCAAACGTTTCCAAATGGGCAGCGGGTATTGTTCTAGCGATGCTAACCACGGTCCAGGGCGTTGCCCTGGCCGCCGGTTTGCAAATATCGCCGATCAGCATCACCATACCGACCGACAAACGGGCCGACGAGGTTTGGCTGCGCAACACCAGTACTGAAGTGGTTCATGCTCAAGTGCGCGTGTATCACTGGTCGCAAGCCGAGGGCGAAGATGTTCTCGTTCCCGATCAGCATATGGTTGCAAGCCCTCCGATGGTGCAGCTTCAGCCCGGGCAGCAGCAACTTGTTCGGCTGGTGCGCGTAGGACCCTTAAGCGGACCGGCCGTCAACGAGCGCACCTACCGAGTCCTTATCGACGAATTGCCCATCCAGCGAACCGCTGCCAAGGCAGGGTTGGACTTTGTCTTCCGCTATTCGGTGCCGGTTTTCATTGCCGGGACGGCGCCGGCCCAGCCGCAACTGGATTGGTCCGTTCAAGAAGCAGACGGGCAGGCTTGGCTACGCGTGGCGAACTCCGGAACCAGCCGCGCACAGTTAGCCAATATCGAATATACGCCGCATGGCGGGCAGACGGTAATGGCCATGAATGGGCTGGCTGGCTACGTGCTTGCAGGTCAATACCGCAGTCTTCCACTTGGCTTGCCGGCCAGCCTGTTTACAAAAGGCGGCGTTTTCTCCAGTCTTATTAATGCCGTCCAAGCCGAAACGCGCGTTGCGCCAATTATCAAGTCTCCTTAGTCACGGCGTTATCCTTGGGTTGCTCACAGGTGGTACGCTAATGAGTTCTACCCAACCAGCCCACTCTTCATCTGCTGACATCGGCGGCAGTTCGGCGCTGCCAAGTGAGGGCTCAAACGCCCCGGTGTTTCTATCCACCAGTGTTAATGGCAACGTTGATGAAGACTTGATTCTGTTCGTCGAGCGTGATGGGCAGTTATACCTGCCACGGGAAAGCGCCTTGCAACTGCAATTCAGCCGCGAGTATCTACAAGGGCTGTCCGAAGCCACACCGCTAAGCGACTATCCCGAGGTAGGCTACGACTATGATCGCAGCTTGCAAAGGATCAGTATTAGCGCACCATTTTCCATTTTGAGTTTAAGCACAACAGCGGTCGGAGGACGCAGTAGCGTACGCGCGGTCGCATCGGCCTCGCCGGGCTTGCTGCTCAACTACGATTTGTACTCCTCTTACACCAGCCAAGACGATATCGGCCTCAGCGGCTTCACCGAATTAAGGGCTTTCAACAACTTCGGCTTAGTTAGCAGCTCGCATCTGTTTCAGGGCACACGCGCAGGTAATGCGCGCCGATGGGAACGTACGACGGTGCGCATGGACACCGTGCTTGAGCATTCGTTACAAGACGAGCAGCTTACGTTTCGACTGGGCGACACGCTGACCAACGGTTTGCCCTGGAGCCGCAGGACCCGCATTGGCGGATTTCAAGTCTCGCGCAACTTTGCCTTGCAGCCCTATCAAACGACCGCGCCGCTGCCCGCCTATTTTGGTACGGCGGCACTCCCCTCGGCCGTCGAGCTTTACATCGATGGTATCCAGCAATACACAGGGCAGGTTCCCGCTGGCCCTTTCCAGTTGAGTGCCTTACCCACCATCAATGGCGCCGGGCAAGCTCAAGTGGTGCTAACTGATGCGCTGGGGCGACGAACCTCGGTCGACTTCCCCTTCTACAGCTCCAACAGGTTGCTGCGTGAAGGCTTAACGGATTGGTCGTTCGAGACTGGCTACGTTCGCGCCAATTACGGGTATCAGTCGTTTGACTATAGCCACGACCCTATGGCTTCGGCCACTATCCGCCACGGCTTTAGTAATTACTTCACGGCAGAGAGCCATGTGGAGGGCATAAAAGGCGTGGTCGCGGGCGGGGTCGGTGCTATCTTCAATATTGGAACTATAGGGACTGTTTCGGGTTCATGGGCGCAAAGCCTCGCACAAGGGCAGAAGGGTAAGCAGTTTACAGTCGGGTATGAGCTACAGCGCGGTCCCTTTGGCCTGGGCGCCAATGTTCAGCGAGGCAGTCGCCAGTATCGAGATGTAGCAAGCGGGTATGGCGGTGTGCCTGTGGTACGCAGCGATAGTGCTTATCTGGGCTTGGACACCGGTGGTTTTGGCAGCATTAGCGTAAATTACGCCCATCTTCAGCAGGCCGATCAGCCGCGTTATCGCTTTGGCGGCGTATCGTGGTCGCGCAGTTTTGACCGAGGACTCACTTTGAATATCAGCGCAAATCAAAATCTGGATGAACGTAGTGATCGCTCCGTCTACCTGAATCTGGTTTTCAATTGGGACAAGGGTGTATCGGCTTATAGCTCAGCCGTGCAATCCAAAGGTTCACGGACCTATTCGGCTGGTGCCAATCGCTCCGCTCGCAATCAAGATGAATGGAACTGGAACGTCCAGGCACAAAGTTCGGAAGCTCAACCCGCCAGCGCCAGCGGGCAAGCCAGCAGGCGGTTTCAGTACCTGGACTTCAATGCTGGCGCCAATAGCGCCGGGACAGATCAGAACGTTTACGCCGGGGCTTCAGGGTCTATTGTGGCGATGGACGGTGGCGTATTTGCGTCTCGAAAAGTCTACGATGGCTTTGCCGTCGTTTCGACCAGCGGTATTCCTGCAGTGCCGGTCAAGAGCCAGAACCAGTTGATAGGCAATACCAATAGCCGTGGGCAGTTGCTCGTACCGTCCTTGCAACCATATCAACACAACAAAATTTCAATCGATCCGACCAGCCTGCCCGTGGACATGCGCATAAAAGCCGTTAATTTGGATGTGGTGCCGCGTAATGCCTCGGGCGTCAGCGTCAAGTTCGCGATCGACCGCGTGCGTGCGGCCTCACTAATATTGCGCACGTCGGACGACCAGGCCGTCCCCATGGGAGCCCAGGTCTATTTAAACGACAGTACTGAACCGGCGGGCTGGGTCGGCTACGACGGCCGCGTTTATTTAGAGGATCTCGATATCGAGAATCGTCTCGCCGTGCATGACGCCGACACGAAGTGTACGGTTCAATTCTCGTATCGGGCCGAGCTCGATACCTTGCCGGAAATCGGCCCACTGGTGTGCGTCTAATGAAAAAAACCCCAGCTTTCTTCTTGCGTGCAGGCCTGTTCGCTTTCCTGCTATTGGCGGCCGCGGGGCCTGCTTCTGCGGCAGTGAAGAATTGCGGTGCTCACGCCGACAATTTGATCTTTGGCACCATTAATCTGCTGGCTGGCGGTGTCACTGACAGTAGCTCAACCATAAATTATTGGTGCAACGCCGACCCGGGAACGCGTGTATTGCTATGTATTGGCATGGAGCAAGACCCGCGCTCCGGCGTGTTCAGCCCTCGCACCATAACGCAAACCAATAGACCCGATGTTCATATGGAGTTCAATGTGTACTCGGACGCCGCTCGATCAATTATATGGGGCAGCTTGATGGCAGGCGGCGGCTACGAGCCCGTACCGATAATCATGAGCTTTGGTGCAGGCGAGTACCATCAAACAGGGTCCACCGCGCTATACGGTCGGATAAATTCGGCGGGCCAAGCGGGTCTGCCCGCGGGCTATTACAACACCAATACTTTCGGGGGTGGCCCGCTTTCCATCAGCTATAAGACACTAGCGACGAACGAAACTGCCGATTGCTCCACGGCGACCATAAAGCGACCGAAAGAATCCAGCTTCTACATCGAGGCGATCGTGCGAAGCGATTGTCGAATCGACTCGACAACAACGATGGACTTCGGCACAGTGTTCATGGAACTGAACGCAAATGTCGACAGCGTCGCCACTATAACTATTACTTGCAATGGTGGTCAGTCTGGCAATGGCTACCGGGTGTACCTTGGTAACGGCCTCTATGCTACGGGGAACCAACGCCGCATGCGAGGCACGCCCGGTTTCATTCGTTACGAGCTTTATCGTGATCCACAACGCAGTAGTCGGTGGGGAACCGACTGGAACGACGCGGTGACGGGAGTCGGGACTGGTCTTCCTCAATCGTTGACCGTCTACGGACGCGTGCCACCGCAGTCGCCGCCGGGCGCCGCCCGCTATTCGGATACGATCATCATTACCCTTAGCTATTAGCAGGACCCTTCAATGTTATTGTTTCGCGTGACGTCGCTCGTCGCTTCATTCTTAAGTGGCCTCGTGCTTGCAGCGTCGGCCAATGCGCAGGCCTTGTTCGATGTCCGTATTTCCATACGGTCTCAATGTAGTGCCCAGCAACCCTTGTTCGGGCCGCGGGCCAGGGGCGCGGCCACGGTTACCTGCCAGCCTGGCGCTACTCCGTACCAGTCGCATCTCATCAACATGGGCGATGATCGTTGGGAAGCCCTCGGGGCAGACGGCGACTTGCTGGTTGATGGAGAGCTGGATACTTCCACGCTCCGGCTATCCCGAAAAGAAATACTGTCGGCCCCTTTTCCCGATGCTTCAGCCCTTACGGCGAAGCTGATCTACGTCATTTTTTAGGCGTTCGCACAGGCCGGTCACGCCGTCAGTCAGTAAACGGACGCTTCGCCCTCAGGGCGTCTCTTGAACCTTCTGTGTACCCAGTAATACTGATCAGGCCTTTCGCGAATGCGGGCCTCAAGAAACTGATTCATGGCCAGCGCGTCGGCGCGGACGTCGCCGCTAGGAAAATTTTCCATCGCCGGCAAGATATGAAGCTTATAACCTTGATAGTCAGGCAGGACTTCCGAGACAAAGGGAACGACACGCGCACCACTTATTTGCGCCAGGCGCGACACCGCTGTCAGCGTGCATGCCTGTATGCCGAAGAAGGGCACGAACACCGAATCGCGCAGCCCAAAGTCCATATCGGCTGCCAGCATGATGGGCTTGCCTGATTTCAGCACCCGCAGGATATCCCGCGCACTGCCGTTACGAGGAATCATCACCGTGCCGAAACGTGAGCGCTGTTCTTTGGAAATGGTTTCGGTCACGTCGTCCGACATGGGTGTATAAAGCGACGCCACCGGATGTAAAATCGAATACACCATACAAGTGGCTTCGATGGCGGCAAAATGAAAGCCCAGGAAGATGGTCGGTTGTTCGTAGCTGTCTTGCAGGGGGATGGCACTATCTATTTGCATCAGGCCCTGCAAGGTCTTGGCGCTGCCATACCATTGGGTGCCGCGTTCCAGGTAGCTGCGTATTACGTGACGGAAGGTCGAGCGCGCCAGTTTTTCGCGTTCGGCGTCAGACTGTTCCGGAAAGCACAGCCTAAGGTTGGTTTGCAGGATGTGTTTGCGTTTGCCCGGTATAAGATAAAGCAGTGATCCCAATTGCTCGCCCAGGCGCGCGACCAGGCCATAAGGCAAGGCAGCAAGCGCGCGTAGCAGGCCTGATGTTAAAGTAGTTTGTGTGCGGTTTTTCATGAGTGAGGGTGCCCAAAGAGCACCCCGTCGGGGACAAGTCAATCAACTATGCTAGCACGTTACATTCCGTGACTTTTGCTTTTTCCTGTCTTCGAGGCGGCGCCTCGCTCAAGGATTGCTTTGCCACCGTATTACCGGCGTGGCATGGGCTTGCCGACTTTCCGGTAAAATGCCCTGTTCATTTGTTCAATCCCATTTATATATAGGTACCTAATGCAGCCCGAGGTTGAAATTTTGTCCGGCCTGGAGCGCCGAGTTGATCTGGTCGTTTCGATCGCCGACGTAGAAAAAGAAGTCCAGGCGCAACTCAAACGCGTTGCTCGCACTGCCAAGGTTCAGGGTTTTCGCCCGGGTAAAGCGCCGCTTTCCCTGATCGAGCGTAGCCACGGCCAAGGTATCCGTTATGACGTCATAAATTCCGAAGTGGGGCGGTCACTGGACGAAGCCATTGGTGAGACCAAGCTGCGCGTTGCTGGTACGCCCACGCTCGAGCCCAAGGTCGAAGGGGTTGAGGAAGGCTTCCTGGCCTTTACCGCCACATTCGAGGTCTATCCAGAGGTTCAGGTCCCTGATCTGGCCAGCCTTAAAGTCACCCGTGCCAATGTCCAGGTCGGCGACGCTGAAGTTCAGCGCACCATCGACATTTTGCGCAAGCAACGGGCCGAGTACGAAGCGCGCGAAGGCCGCGAAGCCCAGGACGACGATCGCGTCACGCTGGATTTTGTCGGCACGATAGACGGTGTCGCTTTCGATGGTGGCACGGCCGAGAAATTCCCCTTCGTTTTGGGTCAGGGCCGCATGCTGCCCGAGTTCGAGACAGCGGTGCGCGGCATGAAGGCCGGCGAATCCAAAACCTTCCCGCTTAGCTTCCCTGAAGACTATGGCAGCAAGGAAGTCGCTGGCAAAACCGCCGAGTTCAAGATCACCGTGACAGAAGTGGCCGAGCCTGTACTGCCGGTCGTGGACGCCGAGTTCGCCAAGTCGCTGGGCCAGGCCGAGGGCGATGTCGACAAACTATTGGCCGATGTTCGCAGCAACATCGAGCGCGAGGTCAAGGCGCGTGCCCAGGCTCGCACCAAAAGCAGCATCATGGATGCGCTGACTGCAGCATGCACTTTCGACGTGCCCAAGGCGCTGGTCGAGAACGAAGCGCAAGCCCGTGTAACGGCTGCCCGCGAAGAACTCAAGCAGCGTGGCGTTCCCAACGCCGAGGCCATGCCTATTCCGGCTGAAGCCTTCACCGAGGAAGCAGAGCGCCGCGTACGCCTGGGCCTGCTGGTATCCGAACTGGTGCAAACTGCCGATCTTCAAGCCAAGCCCGAACAGGTGCGCACGCGCATCGAAGAGTTCGCTCAGAACTACGAGCAGCCCGCACAGGTCGTGGCGTATTACCTTTCCGATCGCCAGCGCCGTGCCGAGATCGAAGCCATTGTGCTCGAAGACAATGTCGTCGATCACGTATTGGCCAAGGCACAAGTAACCGACGAAGATGTAGCATTCGACGAACTCATGGGGACCAACTAATGTCACGTTTTACCGATTTTTACGCCTCAATGTATGGTGGTGACTCGGTGACCCCAACGGGGCTGGGCTACGTGCCCATCGTGATAGAGCAGTCCGGCCGCGGCGAGCGGTCCTACGATATTTACTCGCGCTTGTTGCGCGAACGGGTTATTTTCTTTGTCGGTCCGGTCAACGACCATTCGGCCAATCTGGTCGTGGCGCAATTGCTGTTTCTCGAATCCGAGAATCCCGACAAAGACATTTCTCTGTATATCAATTCGCCCGGTGGCTCGGTGTATGCGGGCATGGCAATTTACGACACCATGCAGTTCGTCAAGCCCGAGGTATCCACCCTGTGCACCGGCATTGCCGCCAGCATGGGTGCTTTCCTGCTTGCGGCAGGCGCCAAGGGCAAGCGTTACACCTTGCCCAATTCGCGCATCATGATCCATCAGCCTTCTGGCGGTGCGCAGGGTCAGGCGTCCGATATCCAGATCCAGGCCAAGGAAATCCTCAGCTTGCGCGAGCGCCTGAACGAAATCCTGGCCCGCAACACCGGGCAGTCCGTAGAACGCATTGCGGAAGACACCGAGCGTGATAATTTCATGTCGGCGGAAGATGCGGTATCGTATGGCTTAGTAGACAAAGTACTGGTCTCTCGTACAGACGAGGCTTAAGGCCAGCCGGTCGGCAGGCGCCACACGGCTCCTGCCGGTTATTGCTCGACAGGCCGGCATCTTGCCCTGTCGATTGAACTGAACGAAGAGTTTTATGCCCGAAAAAAAAGGATCGGCGGACGATAAGGTGCTGCATTGCTCGTTTTGTAATAAGAGCCAGCACGAAGTCCGCAAGCTAATCGCCGGACCATCGGTGTTCATTTGCGACGAATGCATCGATCTTTGCAACGACATCATTGTCGAAGAAAGCCAGGAAGCGGCGCGCGATGCCATTCGCAACGAGCTTCCCACGCCGCACGAAATCAAAAGCTTTCTCGATGGCTACGTCATCGGGCAAGATATACCTAAGCGCAATCTGGCTGTGGCGGTTTATAACCACTACAAGCGCATACGCTATGGTGAA from Pollutimonas thiosulfatoxidans includes:
- the clpP gene encoding ATP-dependent Clp endopeptidase proteolytic subunit ClpP, which translates into the protein MSRFTDFYASMYGGDSVTPTGLGYVPIVIEQSGRGERSYDIYSRLLRERVIFFVGPVNDHSANLVVAQLLFLESENPDKDISLYINSPGGSVYAGMAIYDTMQFVKPEVSTLCTGIAASMGAFLLAAGAKGKRYTLPNSRIMIHQPSGGAQGQASDIQIQAKEILSLRERLNEILARNTGQSVERIAEDTERDNFMSAEDAVSYGLVDKVLVSRTDEA